One genomic segment of Rivularia sp. PCC 7116 includes these proteins:
- the glgB gene encoding 1,4-alpha-glucan branching enzyme, which produces MTTIAPEQVNSIINNQHSDPFKILGSHKIEKDGKNVWVVRAYLPTASAAWVVLPEERKEEPMQSVHDPHFFECTVDAEELANYQLKIKEEDQERVFYDAYAFNSPKLTEFDLHLFNEGNHHRIYEKLGAHFTEIKGVKGVYFAVWAPNARNVSILGDFNSWDGRKHQMRKGPTGVWELFIPGLEVGEHYKYEIKNTAGHIYEKSDPYGFAQEVRPKTASIVTDLDAYKWNDSEWMEKRRHSDPLSEPISVYELHLGSWLHAGTDEPSLLPDGTSEPVVQVSELKTGARFLTYRELAAKLIPYVKELGYTHIEMLPVAEHPFDGSWGYQVTGYYAPTSRYGSPEDFMYFVDECHKNGIGVLVDWVPGHFPKDGHGLAFFDGTHLYEHADPRKGEHKEWGTLVFNYSRHEVRNFLTANALFWFDKYHIDGIRVDAVASMLYLDYCREPGTWVANEYGGRENLEAVEFIRSVNHLIFSYFPGSLSIAEESTSWPMVSWPTYTGGLGFNLKWNMGWMHDMLDYFSMDPWFRQFHQNNLTFSMWYHHSENFMLALSHDEVVHGKSNIIGKMPGDRWQKFANARCLFAYMFAHPGKKTMFMSMEFGQWSEWNVWADLEWSLMQFEPHQQLKIFFQDLNKLYRNEPALYTQDFEEAGFQWIDCSDNRHSVVSFIRRDKDSDGFVVAICNFTPQPHSHYRIGVPEPGFYTELFNSDAREYGGSNMGNLGGKWTDSWSMHNQEHSLDLCLPPLGVLVLKLDRNKTGEVMEEE; this is translated from the coding sequence ATGACCACTATTGCCCCAGAACAGGTTAACAGCATCATCAACAACCAGCATAGCGACCCTTTCAAAATACTTGGTTCCCACAAAATAGAGAAGGATGGCAAAAACGTCTGGGTTGTGCGAGCTTATTTGCCTACCGCAAGTGCTGCTTGGGTTGTTCTTCCAGAAGAGCGTAAGGAAGAACCGATGCAAAGCGTGCATGACCCTCATTTCTTTGAATGCACGGTAGATGCTGAAGAATTAGCTAACTATCAACTTAAGATTAAAGAAGAAGACCAAGAACGGGTATTCTATGACGCTTATGCTTTTAATTCTCCCAAGCTAACAGAATTCGATTTGCACCTGTTTAATGAAGGAAATCATCACCGAATTTATGAGAAATTAGGAGCGCATTTCACTGAAATTAAAGGTGTAAAAGGCGTTTATTTTGCGGTTTGGGCACCGAATGCGCGTAATGTATCGATTTTGGGAGACTTCAACAGTTGGGATGGACGCAAGCATCAAATGCGTAAAGGTCCCACTGGAGTATGGGAGCTATTTATTCCCGGATTGGAGGTAGGAGAGCATTACAAATACGAAATCAAAAATACCGCAGGACATATTTACGAAAAATCTGACCCCTACGGTTTTGCTCAGGAAGTTCGTCCTAAAACTGCTTCTATTGTTACTGACTTAGATGCTTATAAGTGGAATGACAGCGAATGGATGGAAAAACGCCGTCATAGCGATCCACTTTCCGAACCAATTTCAGTTTATGAACTACATTTAGGTTCGTGGTTGCACGCCGGTACTGACGAACCATCCTTACTACCAGATGGTACATCCGAGCCTGTAGTACAGGTTTCTGAACTTAAAACTGGCGCGCGTTTTCTAACTTATCGGGAATTGGCGGCAAAACTGATTCCTTATGTTAAAGAATTAGGCTATACCCATATTGAAATGCTGCCAGTAGCCGAACATCCATTTGATGGTTCTTGGGGATATCAAGTAACTGGTTATTACGCTCCTACTTCCCGTTATGGCAGTCCTGAAGACTTTATGTACTTTGTGGATGAATGTCATAAAAACGGCATTGGCGTGCTTGTGGATTGGGTTCCCGGTCACTTTCCTAAAGATGGGCATGGTTTAGCCTTCTTTGACGGTACTCATCTTTACGAACATGCAGATCCTCGTAAGGGCGAACATAAAGAGTGGGGAACTCTAGTATTTAATTATTCGCGTCATGAAGTACGTAATTTTCTGACAGCGAATGCTTTATTTTGGTTTGATAAATATCATATTGACGGTATTCGCGTTGATGCAGTGGCTTCAATGCTTTATTTAGATTACTGTCGCGAACCCGGTACCTGGGTTGCAAATGAATATGGTGGTAGAGAAAATTTAGAAGCAGTAGAATTTATTCGCAGCGTAAATCACCTCATTTTTAGTTACTTCCCCGGTTCGCTATCCATTGCAGAAGAATCTACTTCATGGCCGATGGTATCTTGGCCTACATACACCGGTGGATTGGGCTTTAACCTGAAGTGGAATATGGGTTGGATGCATGACATGCTCGATTACTTCAGCATGGACCCCTGGTTCCGTCAGTTCCACCAAAATAATCTGACTTTTAGTATGTGGTATCACCACAGCGAAAACTTTATGTTGGCGCTGTCCCATGACGAAGTGGTGCATGGTAAGAGTAATATTATCGGGAAAATGCCCGGAGATAGATGGCAGAAGTTCGCAAATGCGCGTTGTTTATTTGCCTATATGTTTGCTCATCCCGGTAAGAAAACCATGTTTATGAGCATGGAATTTGGACAGTGGAGCGAATGGAATGTTTGGGCAGATTTGGAATGGAGCTTAATGCAGTTTGAGCCACACCAACAGCTCAAAATATTCTTCCAAGATTTAAATAAACTTTACCGCAACGAACCTGCTTTATACACTCAAGACTTTGAGGAAGCAGGGTTTCAATGGATTGACTGTAGCGACAATCGTCATAGCGTAGTTTCATTTATCCGTCGCGATAAAGATTCGGATGGTTTTGTTGTTGCTATTTGTAATTTCACCCCGCAACCCCATTCCCACTACCGCATCGGTGTACCAGAGCCTGGATTCTACACTGAATTATTTAACAGCGATGCCCGAGAATACGGCGGTAGCAACATGGGTAATTTAGGCGGTAAGTGGACTGATAGCTGGTCAATGCACAATCAAGAACACTCCTTGGATTTATGTCTTCCACCTTTAGGAGTATTAGTTTTGAAATTGGATCGAAATAAAACTGGTGAGGTGATGGAAGAAGAGTAA